A window of Candidatus Nealsonbacteria bacterium genomic DNA:
AACCTGGTAACGGGCTTGCCGGAAGAAATTACTATTTCTGATGAAGCGGTAAGGAGGGCAATGGAAAAATCGATAAGGCAGATTGTCGACAATATTAAAATAACCATCGAAGAAACTCCACCAGAACTGTTGGCTGATATTATGAAAAAAGGAATATATTTGGCTGGAGGAGGAAGTCTTTTACGGGGATTAGACACTTTAATTACAAAAGAGACAAAAATGCCAACAGTTATTGTAGATGATCCTTTGACTGCTGTTGTCCGAGGAGCCGGGCAAGTTTTAGAAAACCTTGATGAATTACAAGAAGTGGTGGTCGAAACCGACTATTCAGAATCACCCCGTTAAGAAATCCTAAATTCGAAATTCGAAATCCTAAACAATATCAAATAACCAAAATCCAAAACAGTTTTGAGTTTCGAACATTTGAATTTTGAATTTGTTTAGGATTTAGATATTAGTGCTTAGAATTTTCATTAAATATGATTTCCAAAAAAGAAGTAGAACATATCGCCAAACTCGCCAGGCTTGGTTTGACCAAAAGGGAAGTTATTAAATTCCAGAAAGAATTATCGAAGATTTTAGATTACATTATTAAACTAGAAAAAGCAGATGTTTCTGGGATTGAGCCAACTTCTTATTCAATTTTACTTGAGAATATAACAAGAGAAGATAAAATAAATCTCCAAAAAGCAGAAACTAAAGAAGGTTTGATTAAGGCCGTGCCAGAAGAGAAGGAGAGATATGTAAAAGTTAAAAGCATTTTGTAGATACTAAATGTTATGGAATTATATGAACTTACTATTACTAAAGCTCACGAGAAACTTGTCAAGAGAGAGATATCATCTTTTGAACTTACTAAAGCTTTTTTAGAAAGAACAGAGGATTTAAATAAAAAAATTTCTTCATATTTAACAGTTACTTTCGACTCAGCGCTATCTGAAGCAAAAAAGATTGATGATTTAATTCGTCAGAGGAAAAAAATTAGTATGTTGGCAGGAATTCCTCTGGCTATTAAGGACAATATTCTAGTCGAGGGCGTGAGATGTACAGCAGCTTCAAAAATTTTAGAGGCCTATATTGCTCCTTACGATGCTACCGTGGTAAAAAGAATTAAAGAGCAAGGAGCAGTTATCTTAGGAAAGACTAATTTAGATGAATTTGCCATGGGTTCTTCGACTGAGAATTCGGCTTTTGGGACAACAAAGAATCCTTATGACTTAATGCGGGTCCCTGGTGGTTCTTCGGGAGGATCAACAGCTGCCGTAGCAGCCAATATGTGTTGTTATGCTTTAGGCTCTG
This region includes:
- the gatC gene encoding Asp-tRNA(Asn)/Glu-tRNA(Gln) amidotransferase subunit GatC gives rise to the protein MISKKEVEHIAKLARLGLTKREVIKFQKELSKILDYIIKLEKADVSGIEPTSYSILLENITREDKINLQKAETKEGLIKAVPEEKERYVKVKSIL